One Lentibacillus cibarius DNA window includes the following coding sequences:
- a CDS encoding metal ABC transporter solute-binding protein, Zn/Mn family, with the protein MKKLLFAAVMAITLILAACGGEEKSATGDDGGNGNGKLQVVTSFTILKDMAEQIGGEHVSIHNLVPTGTDPHEYEPLPEDIKKATDADVLLYNGLNLEGGKEGWFFKMIDSVGQDEANVFSVTDDVDPMYIGGGEHEKEINPHAFIDPDAGIKMAKSIRDAFIEVDPDRKEEYEKQAAAYVDRLTEIEKEYDKKMSEIPEEERILVTSERAYQYLADHYGLKEGFVFEIDTEENGTPKQIKNLVSFIEDNDTPVLFVESNVDPRPMETVSKESGVPIYDKPIYSDEIGEQGEEVDTYVKYLNYNLEVLYDGLTR; encoded by the coding sequence ATGAAAAAACTTTTATTTGCAGCTGTTATGGCTATCACGCTCATTCTGGCTGCCTGTGGAGGCGAAGAGAAAAGCGCTACTGGGGACGACGGAGGCAATGGAAATGGTAAACTCCAAGTCGTCACATCATTTACCATACTTAAGGATATGGCAGAACAAATCGGCGGTGAGCACGTTAGCATCCATAATCTTGTACCAACAGGAACAGACCCGCACGAATATGAGCCACTACCCGAGGATATTAAAAAGGCAACAGACGCTGATGTTTTGCTGTATAACGGGCTAAATCTGGAAGGCGGTAAAGAAGGCTGGTTTTTCAAAATGATCGATTCCGTTGGTCAGGATGAAGCGAACGTTTTCAGCGTGACTGACGACGTCGATCCCATGTATATTGGCGGAGGTGAACACGAAAAGGAAATCAATCCGCACGCATTTATTGATCCAGATGCCGGCATTAAAATGGCCAAAAGCATACGTGATGCCTTCATTGAAGTAGACCCTGATCGGAAAGAGGAATATGAAAAACAGGCAGCTGCATATGTTGACCGATTGACGGAAATCGAAAAGGAATACGATAAGAAAATGAGTGAGATTCCTGAAGAAGAACGGATACTGGTAACGAGCGAGCGGGCTTATCAATACCTGGCAGACCACTATGGACTGAAAGAAGGCTTTGTCTTTGAGATTGATACGGAAGAAAACGGGACACCAAAGCAGATCAAAAACCTCGTTTCCTTTATTGAAGACAATGATACACCAGTGTTATTTGTTGAATCGAACGTTGATCCAAGACCAATGGAGACTGTTTCCAAAGAATCGGGGGTTCCGATTTATGACAAACCGATTTACTCCGATGAAATTGGGGAACAGGGCGAGGAAGTAGACACGTACGTAAAGTATTTAAACTATAACCTGGAAGTCCTTTATGACGGCCTAACCCGGTAA
- a CDS encoding metal ABC transporter permease gives MDFIQDLFDYEFMRRAFITSVVVGIICGIIGSFIVLRGMALMGDAIAHAVLPGVAISYMMGINYFYGAAVIGILSALGIGIINQNSRVKSDASIGIVFSAAFALGIVLITIAQSATDLTQILFGNVLAVRPSDMWLTIVIGVIVLVAVFLFYKELLVSSFDETMAAAYGLKTRMIHYGIMVLLTLVTVASLRTVGVILVVSMLITPASTAYLLTNRLSTMIGLAAFFGALSSVIGLYISNMSDLPSGPIIAMATTGIFILAFLFAPKQGVVWRKLRVNKHRASLGN, from the coding sequence ATGGATTTTATCCAAGATCTATTTGACTATGAATTTATGCGCCGAGCATTCATAACATCCGTTGTTGTCGGTATCATATGCGGCATTATTGGAAGTTTCATTGTATTACGCGGCATGGCATTGATGGGAGATGCGATTGCTCATGCGGTTCTTCCAGGGGTTGCTATCTCGTACATGATGGGCATTAACTATTTTTACGGGGCTGCTGTTATAGGCATATTGAGTGCACTTGGCATTGGGATCATTAACCAGAACAGTCGTGTTAAGAGCGATGCATCCATTGGTATTGTATTTTCGGCGGCTTTTGCCCTTGGAATTGTGCTCATCACCATTGCCCAAAGTGCCACCGATCTGACACAAATTTTATTTGGAAATGTGCTGGCTGTAAGACCGTCGGATATGTGGCTAACGATAGTTATCGGTGTAATCGTGTTAGTAGCAGTGTTTCTTTTTTACAAAGAGCTGCTCGTATCTAGCTTTGATGAAACAATGGCTGCAGCGTACGGACTGAAGACGCGAATGATTCATTACGGTATTATGGTGCTTTTGACGCTTGTAACTGTCGCATCGCTGCGCACAGTCGGTGTCATTCTGGTAGTATCCATGCTCATCACACCAGCGTCAACGGCTTATTTGCTGACAAACAGGCTATCAACCATGATTGGTCTGGCTGCATTTTTCGGTGCCCTGTCATCGGTTATTGGTCTATACATCAGTAATATGTCCGACTTGCCTTCAGGACCGATTATTGCCATGGCTACAACCGGCATTTTTATCCTAGCATTTTTATTCGCACCTAAGCAGGGCGTTGTATGGCGCAAACTGAGAGTTAATAAACATCGAGCAAGTCTCGGTAATTAA
- a CDS encoding metal ABC transporter ATP-binding protein, producing MPKAINVKGLHVSYYGKEVLKNVSFSFETGSLIGILGPNGAGKSTLMKAVLGLIPHDGGQITIGDRPLKEIRKRIAYVPQRSNIDWDFPIIVRDTVLLGTYPKLGLFHRPKKADKEWALACLEQVGMEKFANSQIGELSGGQQQRVFLARALAQNAEYFFLDEPFVGIDVGSEEVIINKLRELQKNGKTIFVVHHDLSKVENYFDDLILINKELYGAGPVQHVFQMENMEKAYGMPFAMAGSLGGGV from the coding sequence ATGCCAAAAGCAATTAACGTGAAGGGTTTGCACGTGTCCTATTATGGCAAGGAGGTGCTTAAGAATGTCAGTTTTTCTTTTGAAACTGGCAGTTTGATTGGCATCCTTGGACCGAATGGCGCCGGCAAATCGACATTGATGAAAGCTGTTCTCGGATTGATTCCACACGACGGCGGTCAGATTACAATTGGAGACAGACCACTAAAAGAGATACGCAAGCGAATTGCATATGTTCCGCAACGGTCTAATATCGATTGGGATTTCCCTATTATCGTCAGGGATACCGTTTTGCTGGGGACCTACCCGAAACTTGGCTTGTTTCATAGACCAAAAAAAGCCGATAAAGAATGGGCATTGGCGTGTCTCGAACAAGTCGGTATGGAGAAGTTTGCCAACTCCCAAATCGGAGAACTGTCAGGCGGACAGCAGCAACGGGTGTTTCTAGCGCGGGCATTAGCACAAAACGCTGAATATTTCTTTCTTGATGAACCGTTTGTTGGGATTGATGTAGGAAGTGAAGAAGTCATCATTAATAAGTTAAGAGAGTTACAGAAGAATGGAAAAACCATTTTTGTTGTACACCATGATTTATCAAAGGTAGAAAATTACTTTGATGATCTGATTCTCATTAACAAAGAGTTATACGGGGCCGGACCAGTTCAACATGTATTTCAGATGGAAAACATGGAAAAAGCCTACGGAATGCCGTTTGCCATGGCCGGTAGTTTGGGAGGTGGCGTGTGA
- the htpG gene encoding molecular chaperone HtpG, producing MAEKQFKAESKRLLELMINSIYSQREVFLRELISNASDAIDKIYYKALTDDSIQFNPADYYIKIEADKDNRTLKVIDTGIGMTKEELESNLGVIAKSGSLSFKNENEMKDGHDIIGQFGVGFYAAFMVADAVTVITKAHGGDEAFKWESQGTDGYTIEPHEKAEAGTEIYIKLKENSEDEDYDQYLDEQRLQSIVKKYSDFIRYPIKMDVTKSKPKDDDSDEYVDYVEEETINSMVPIWKKNKSELTDEDYETFYKEQHFGHDKPLKHAHLQVDGTIRYNAILFIPETMPFDYYTQEYEKGLQLYSNGVLIMEKCADLLPDHFSFVKGMVDSEDLSLNISREMLQHDRQLQLIAKNINKKVKQQLEQLLKNDREKYETFYDSFGRQLKFGVYSDFGANKETLQDLLMFYSSTEKKLVTLDEYVSRMKDDQPYIYYAAGESRDRIEKLPQTELVADKGYEILYFTDEVDEFAITMMMNYKGKEFRSVSSGDLGIDLDEENQQADEAADANKALFDEMKSILSDKVKEVRVSKRLKSHPVCLTTDGDISLEMEKTLNMMPNNQQINAEKVLEINVNHEVFDALKQVYDQNEEQFKLYTNLLYNQALLIEGLPVNDPVTFTNDICKVMTS from the coding sequence ATGGCTGAAAAACAATTTAAAGCGGAATCGAAACGGTTATTAGAACTGATGATTAACTCCATCTATTCGCAGCGGGAGGTTTTCCTGCGGGAGCTGATTTCCAACGCGAGTGATGCGATCGACAAGATTTATTATAAAGCGCTGACCGATGACTCTATCCAATTTAACCCGGCAGATTACTATATTAAGATTGAGGCTGATAAAGACAATCGCACATTAAAAGTCATCGATACCGGAATTGGCATGACAAAAGAAGAACTGGAATCCAATCTTGGCGTTATTGCCAAAAGTGGTTCCTTGTCGTTTAAAAATGAAAATGAAATGAAGGATGGCCACGACATTATCGGGCAATTTGGTGTAGGGTTTTACGCCGCATTTATGGTTGCCGATGCCGTAACTGTCATCACCAAGGCGCATGGCGGTGATGAAGCATTTAAATGGGAGTCACAAGGCACTGATGGATATACCATTGAACCGCACGAAAAAGCGGAAGCAGGTACGGAAATTTATATAAAACTGAAGGAAAACAGTGAAGATGAAGATTACGATCAGTATTTGGACGAGCAGCGGCTGCAAAGCATCGTTAAGAAATATTCCGACTTTATCCGTTATCCGATTAAGATGGACGTGACAAAGAGCAAGCCGAAAGACGACGATAGCGATGAATACGTCGATTATGTTGAAGAAGAAACGATCAACAGCATGGTGCCGATTTGGAAGAAAAATAAAAGCGAGCTGACCGATGAAGACTATGAAACATTTTACAAGGAACAGCATTTCGGTCATGATAAACCGCTGAAGCATGCCCATCTGCAAGTGGACGGTACGATTCGCTATAATGCTATTTTGTTCATTCCGGAAACCATGCCATTTGACTATTACACACAGGAGTATGAAAAAGGGTTACAGCTGTATTCCAATGGTGTGCTGATTATGGAAAAATGTGCGGACTTATTGCCGGATCACTTCAGTTTTGTCAAAGGAATGGTTGACTCTGAGGATTTATCGCTGAATATTTCGCGGGAGATGCTCCAGCATGATAGACAGCTTCAACTGATCGCGAAAAATATCAATAAAAAAGTGAAACAGCAGCTCGAGCAACTGCTGAAGAATGACCGTGAAAAATATGAAACGTTTTATGATTCCTTTGGCCGTCAGTTAAAGTTTGGCGTCTACAGTGACTTCGGTGCTAACAAGGAGACATTGCAGGATCTGTTAATGTTCTATTCGTCTACGGAAAAGAAATTGGTCACCTTGGATGAATATGTATCTAGAATGAAAGATGATCAACCATATATTTACTATGCTGCAGGGGAATCCCGCGATCGAATTGAAAAGCTTCCGCAAACCGAGCTGGTGGCGGATAAAGGGTATGAGATTTTATACTTCACGGATGAAGTGGATGAATTTGCCATCACCATGATGATGAATTATAAAGGCAAAGAATTCCGCTCGGTATCCAGTGGTGATTTAGGCATTGACTTGGACGAAGAAAATCAGCAAGCAGATGAAGCAGCGGATGCGAATAAAGCTTTGTTCGACGAAATGAAATCCATTTTGTCCGATAAGGTAAAAGAGGTACGTGTTTCCAAGCGATTGAAATCCCATCCAGTCTGCCTGACAACCGATGGCGATATCTCATTAGAAATGGAAAAGACACTAAATATGATGCCAAACAATCAGCAAATAAACGCAGAAAAAGTCCTGGAGATTAACGTCAACCACGAAGTATTTGACGCCTTAAAGCAGGTGTATGATCAGAATGAGGAACAATTCAAGTTGTATACAAATCTATTGTACAACCAGGCACTCTTGATTGAGGGATTACCAGTCAATGATCCGGTCACCTTTACCAATGATATATGTAAAGTCATGACTTCTTAA
- a CDS encoding metallophosphoesterase → MKKISIGVITCVAALMTVFVKVYRDTHTFKRERTTFYSSKLQKGTELRIMQISDLHNHVFGLDNKALIDAAKEETVDMIVMTGDLIDRKTMSFQHVFSLVEQLQAIQPHIYFVTGNHEWGNAATNLFLHGLRQRNVTILDNTNTRIVKNGETINLAGVADASTKNADIHAAFRDLNPDYYTILLSHSPGIVGIYDTIPADLILSGHTHGGQVRLPLIGAIASPDKGIFPKMEKGTYSLGSHQYLYIDSGLGTTRLPIRFLNQSQFSLITITSRTKE, encoded by the coding sequence ATGAAGAAAATTTCGATTGGTGTAATTACGTGTGTGGCAGCTTTAATGACGGTTTTCGTTAAAGTATATCGTGATACGCATACGTTCAAACGTGAAAGGACAACGTTTTACAGTAGTAAATTGCAAAAAGGCACGGAACTACGTATTATGCAGATTAGTGACCTGCATAATCACGTATTCGGGTTGGATAATAAGGCTTTAATAGATGCCGCCAAAGAAGAAACCGTTGATATGATAGTGATGACTGGTGATCTTATCGACAGGAAAACGATGTCATTCCAACATGTCTTTTCTCTTGTTGAGCAATTACAGGCTATCCAGCCGCACATTTATTTTGTTACCGGTAATCACGAGTGGGGAAACGCCGCCACCAACCTATTTTTGCATGGTCTGCGCCAGCGAAATGTAACAATCCTGGACAATACAAACACCCGGATTGTGAAAAACGGGGAAACGATTAACCTAGCCGGTGTTGCCGACGCATCAACCAAAAATGCGGATATCCATGCAGCATTTCGGGATTTGAATCCTGATTATTATACCATCCTGCTTTCCCATTCGCCGGGAATTGTCGGTATTTACGACACGATACCGGCCGATTTAATTTTGAGCGGGCATACGCACGGAGGGCAAGTGCGCCTCCCATTAATTGGAGCTATCGCATCGCCTGACAAGGGGATTTTCCCAAAAATGGAAAAAGGAACCTATTCCCTCGGATCACATCAATACCTATACATTGATAGTGGCCTCGGAACTACCAGACTTCCAATCCGCTTCCTAAACCAAAGCCAGTTCAGCCTAATAACGATTACTTCACGAACGAAAGAATAA
- a CDS encoding IS110 family transposase, whose protein sequence is MKLFAGLDVSSFDIKICLLDGEGEKVKSFTVSNDLPGASELRDTVLEYLRDQAVDTLKFGLESTSVYSFHPSMFLHHDEALKALGAEVFVMNPKQIANFKKSYSDMDKTDEIDAFVIADYLRFGRLPMSVVKESQYVALQQLTRSRYQLVHQVTKEKQHFLQHLSFKCNTFKEEVDSSVFGNAMMELFFEKFSLDELAQMPVEDLADFLQEKGRNRFGDPECVAKSIQKAVRSSYRLDKVVEDSIDVILGTTIEVIRTLQKQIKEIDKAIERIMAGLPQTLVTIPGIGPVFTAGIIAEIGQIERFDDETKIAKYAGLYWRKHQSGRFTADDTSLTRNGNQYLRYYLVEAANSVRRHVPEYQAYYAKKYSEVPKHQHKRALVLTARKLVRLVDVLLRNHQIYTPKRSVNA, encoded by the coding sequence ATGAAATTATTTGCTGGATTAGATGTTAGTTCTTTTGATATCAAGATTTGTTTGCTGGATGGTGAAGGAGAAAAGGTTAAATCCTTCACGGTTTCCAATGACCTTCCTGGTGCTAGTGAGCTTCGGGATACTGTTTTGGAATATTTGCGTGATCAGGCTGTTGATACGCTCAAATTCGGGCTTGAATCCACGTCCGTTTATAGTTTTCATCCATCCATGTTTCTTCATCATGATGAGGCACTCAAAGCACTTGGCGCAGAGGTATTTGTCATGAATCCAAAACAGATTGCGAACTTTAAAAAGAGTTATAGCGACATGGACAAAACCGATGAAATTGATGCGTTCGTCATCGCCGATTATCTGCGTTTTGGCCGATTGCCAATGTCTGTTGTCAAAGAGAGCCAATATGTTGCGCTCCAACAGCTTACACGCTCCAGGTATCAGCTAGTTCATCAGGTTACCAAGGAAAAGCAGCACTTCCTTCAACACTTGAGTTTTAAATGCAATACCTTCAAAGAGGAAGTCGATTCTTCCGTTTTTGGGAATGCCATGATGGAACTGTTTTTCGAGAAGTTCAGTCTGGATGAACTTGCGCAAATGCCGGTTGAAGATCTAGCTGATTTTCTACAAGAAAAGGGCAGAAATCGCTTTGGTGACCCGGAATGTGTTGCGAAATCCATTCAGAAAGCCGTTCGTTCTTCTTACCGTCTGGACAAGGTTGTGGAAGACTCTATCGATGTTATTCTTGGTACAACTATCGAAGTCATTCGCACACTCCAAAAACAGATAAAGGAAATTGATAAAGCAATCGAGCGTATCATGGCTGGACTGCCACAAACGCTTGTCACTATCCCAGGCATCGGGCCCGTGTTTACTGCGGGAATCATCGCCGAAATCGGCCAAATTGAGCGATTTGATGATGAAACTAAGATAGCCAAATATGCAGGCCTTTATTGGCGAAAGCACCAATCAGGCCGCTTCACAGCTGACGACACTTCACTTACGCGTAACGGGAATCAGTACCTCAGATATTACCTGGTTGAAGCCGCCAACTCGGTAAGACGGCACGTTCCTGAGTATCAAGCATATTACGCGAAAAAATACAGTGAAGTACCTAAGCATCAACACAAAAGAGCACTCGTCTTAACCGCAAGAAAATTAGTGCGTTTGGTGGATGTGCTACTACGCAATCACCAAATCTACACGCCAAAAAGGAGCGTGAATGCATGA
- a CDS encoding LLM class flavin-dependent oxidoreductase, whose protein sequence is MRTNTNENDFKLSVLDLATIYNGESVTQTLQNSTELVQLADKLGYTRYWFAEHHNTKHQISTSPDLLAAHAAAVTEHIRIGSGGVMLPNHSPLKVVENFSLLEALHPGRIDLGMGRAPGTDGMTALALRRSREAVNSDQSGELLNELLAYFTGNFPDDHPFGKITPTPDRSLRPELFMLGSSDGGMKMASQLGLGYAFAAQINPDWADPVLQNYRKQFQPSEFLAEPYSILSIVVVCAETDEEAAYYAGPAELQWVRWGTGQFQFAPPTLEEAAAHTYTQEEEMVRQQNKGRFIIGSVDTVKEQILQLKEDAQIDELMVLNMISDKEARNKSFSLLADAFQLTNH, encoded by the coding sequence ATGCGTACGAATACAAACGAGAACGACTTCAAACTTTCCGTTCTCGATTTAGCAACCATTTATAATGGGGAATCGGTAACGCAAACATTACAAAACTCGACAGAACTTGTTCAACTGGCGGACAAGCTCGGGTACACGCGTTACTGGTTTGCCGAACACCATAATACGAAACACCAGATAAGCACATCACCTGACTTGCTTGCGGCCCATGCTGCGGCAGTTACAGAACATATTCGCATCGGTTCCGGCGGTGTCATGCTGCCAAACCACAGTCCGCTTAAAGTAGTGGAAAACTTCTCCTTATTAGAAGCATTACACCCGGGCCGAATTGATCTTGGAATGGGCCGTGCACCGGGAACCGACGGAATGACTGCGTTGGCATTACGCCGCTCCCGTGAGGCAGTCAACAGTGATCAGTCCGGTGAGCTGCTGAATGAACTACTCGCGTATTTTACAGGTAATTTTCCAGATGATCATCCGTTTGGCAAGATTACCCCGACACCGGATCGCTCCCTACGACCGGAGTTATTCATGCTTGGATCGAGTGATGGTGGAATGAAAATGGCATCCCAACTTGGACTTGGCTATGCATTTGCCGCGCAGATCAACCCAGATTGGGCGGATCCTGTTTTGCAAAACTACCGCAAACAATTTCAACCGTCGGAATTCCTGGCTGAGCCGTACAGCATCCTGTCCATTGTCGTCGTCTGTGCCGAAACGGATGAAGAAGCGGCGTATTATGCAGGACCTGCCGAACTCCAATGGGTACGCTGGGGCACTGGCCAGTTCCAATTCGCACCACCAACATTAGAAGAAGCAGCAGCCCATACGTACACACAAGAAGAAGAAATGGTACGCCAGCAAAATAAAGGGCGCTTTATCATCGGCAGTGTGGATACGGTAAAAGAACAAATTCTACAACTGAAAGAAGATGCGCAAATTGATGAGCTGATGGTCTTGAATATGATTTCCGATAAAGAAGCAAGAAACAAATCCTTTTCATTACTTGCTGACGCTTTTCAACTGACCAATCACTAA
- a CDS encoding NADP-dependent oxidoreductase — translation MQTMQAFVRTDANSREVEIANVPIPSINDDEVLIQVEAFGVGIHDRYFIPKNVDFPYPIGIEGAGTIVQLGDQVTDVAVGDRVIFTTSFQPKGGSWAEYAAANQATLIPMPDHLTFQQGAAVHVAAKTALESMRALDLNKGDSLFIAGASGAIGTFVIQLAAAKGIHVAGSASARNHDYMASLGAEKTVDYHDADWQKQVNEWASGGVTAALAIQPGTGKDSLPVVKDGGKVITVSGDQLEGERGITIQQMSHHQDTHQDVIQLVRDIADEKIKLVIEKEYPFEQGLEALEKTETRHARGKLVVTTPS, via the coding sequence ATGCAAACCATGCAAGCATTCGTTCGAACCGACGCCAATAGCAGAGAGGTGGAAATTGCTAATGTCCCGATACCTTCCATTAATGATGATGAGGTCCTTATACAAGTGGAAGCATTTGGTGTCGGCATACATGACCGATATTTTATCCCAAAAAATGTAGACTTCCCCTACCCGATTGGCATAGAAGGAGCAGGCACGATTGTCCAATTAGGGGATCAGGTTACCGATGTTGCAGTCGGCGACCGAGTGATATTTACGACCAGCTTCCAGCCAAAAGGCGGCTCATGGGCGGAGTATGCTGCTGCTAATCAAGCGACACTCATTCCCATGCCCGACCACCTTACCTTCCAGCAGGGTGCAGCGGTTCATGTCGCTGCAAAAACAGCACTGGAAAGCATGCGTGCCCTCGACCTTAATAAAGGTGACAGTCTGTTTATCGCCGGTGCATCCGGGGCGATTGGGACCTTTGTCATTCAGCTGGCGGCAGCCAAAGGTATTCATGTAGCCGGGTCAGCTTCAGCAAGAAATCATGACTACATGGCATCCCTCGGCGCGGAAAAAACCGTCGACTACCATGACGCCGACTGGCAAAAGCAAGTCAACGAATGGGCTAGTGGCGGTGTCACAGCAGCCTTAGCCATTCAACCGGGCACAGGAAAAGATAGTTTGCCCGTTGTCAAAGATGGTGGCAAGGTCATTACCGTGTCAGGTGATCAACTGGAGGGTGAACGAGGAATCACCATCCAGCAAATGAGCCATCACCAGGATACCCATCAAGACGTCATCCAGCTAGTTCGTGACATTGCTGATGAAAAAATCAAGCTTGTTATCGAAAAAGAATATCCGTTCGAACAAGGCTTAGAGGCACTTGAGAAAACCGAAACAAGACACGCAAGAGGAAAATTAGTCGTTACAACGCCTTCGTAG